The Deinococcus humi genome contains a region encoding:
- a CDS encoding FadR/GntR family transcriptional regulator, protein MTTKSISRRHLVQSELTRRIVTGHVSPLSRLPKETELAEEFDVSRVVIREAMKVLAEKGLIEIQQGRGTTVNPAHRWNPMDPQVLMHLGNGSSFYTVQAELLEARMVFEVKLAGLAATRMTDRDLGHMENLLRTMDQYLDDPDRFSELDAEFHVTLIQGGKNAILAKLLEPVHDLLKVGFQQTILKPGAAQQAQVFHWAIFDGLKRRDPVATQEAVQRHLIRAQENLQALGEWLNPTREGSSA, encoded by the coding sequence GTGACCACCAAAAGCATCAGTCGCCGCCATCTGGTTCAGTCGGAACTGACGCGCCGGATCGTGACCGGACACGTTTCGCCGCTGTCGCGTCTTCCGAAAGAAACGGAATTGGCCGAAGAATTTGACGTCAGCCGCGTGGTGATCCGGGAGGCCATGAAAGTCCTGGCCGAAAAGGGATTGATTGAGATTCAGCAGGGGCGTGGGACCACCGTCAATCCTGCCCACCGCTGGAATCCTATGGATCCGCAGGTCCTCATGCATCTTGGCAACGGCTCGTCGTTCTATACCGTACAGGCCGAACTTCTTGAAGCGCGTATGGTCTTTGAGGTCAAGTTGGCCGGATTGGCCGCCACCCGCATGACTGACCGCGACCTGGGTCATATGGAAAACCTGCTCCGCACCATGGACCAATACCTGGATGACCCGGACCGATTTTCCGAGCTGGACGCAGAATTTCACGTGACCCTGATTCAAGGGGGCAAGAACGCGATTCTGGCCAAACTGCTGGAACCGGTCCACGACCTACTGAAAGTGGGGTTTCAGCAGACCATTCTCAAACCCGGCGCGGCGCAGCAGGCGCAAGTCTTTCACTGGGCCATCTTCGATGGCCTGAAGCGGCGCGACCCCGTCGCCACGCAGGAGGCGGTGCAACGACATCTCATCCGCGCTCAGGAAAATCTCCAGGCACT